Proteins from a single region of Antechinus flavipes isolate AdamAnt ecotype Samford, QLD, Australia chromosome 2, AdamAnt_v2, whole genome shotgun sequence:
- the SOWAHA gene encoding ankyrin repeat domain-containing protein SOWAHA: MALAAAAAAAAAAAGVSQAAVLGFLQERGGKVRNSELVSRFKPLLDAGDPGGRAARRAYFKQFVNDVAVVKELDGVKFVVLRKKLRASCTPRPSPTTPPEAAGDPLLGDPATSVVQERAGDPQAESPLQESLDAAAVQEHTSQSPTSEERPQSPDQEEAATTAPIPASALPLKDTPAVPPRVPAAPGELAPLQPQKPCMLPVRCVPSVIRIRTEEQGLRRQLSEEPVQAASCLLPVPGDSPRLRRRLSVEEAGLSLALGGGRSPHLRRLSRAGPRLLSPETEELPSVVPQPPPTVPLEPAEHEWLVRAAGGHWTHQLHGLLLRDRSLAAKRDFMSGFTALHWAAKSGDREMVLQLVEVARRGGAPVDVNARSHGGYTPLHLAALHGHEDAAILLVERLGAQVLVRDHSGRRAYQYLRPGASYALRLLLGDPALRGQAEHDGPAKRPVQVAASILSSTTSAFLGVLADDLMLQDLARGIRKSGSFSKLLGASPMAPRKKAKARPGLPAFHSASAQASATASKRWPATDLFQSH, encoded by the coding sequence ATGGCGCTGGCAGCGGCGGCTGCGGCTGCGGCTGCAGCTGCGGGGGTGAGCCAGGCGGCCGTGCTGGGCTTCCTGCAAGAGCGTGGAGGCAAGGTGCGCAACTCGGAGCTCGTGAGCCGCTTCAAGCCGCTGCTAGACGCTGGAGATCCGGGCGGCCGGGCCGCTCGCAGGGCATATTTCAAGCAATTCGTCAACGACGTGGCAGTGGTCAAAGAGTTAGACGGGGTCAAATTTGTGGTGCTGCGCAAGAAGCTCCGCGCCTCCTGCACTCCAAGGCCCTCACCCACGACGCCACCCGAAGCCGCTGGGGACCCGCTCCTGGGAGACCCGGCGACCTCCGTGGTCCAGGAACGGGCCGGGGACCCTCAAGCTGAATCGCCACTACAAGAGTCCTTGGATGCAGCGGCTGTCCAGGAGCACACGTCTCAGTCCCCAACGTCGGAGGAACGGCCCCAGTCCCCGGACCAGGAAGAAGCAGCTACTACAGCTCCCATCCCGGCTTCAGCTCTACCGTTGAAGGACACGCCCGCAGTTCCTCCAAGGGTCCCAGCTGCACCTGGGGAGCTAGCCCCACTCCAACCGCAGAAGCCCTGCATGCTGCCGGTCCGTTGCGTCCCGTCAGTAATCCGCATCCGGACTGAGGAACAGGGCCTGCGACGGCAGCTATCAGAAGAGCCGGTGCAAGCGGCTTCGTGCCTGCTACCAGTGCCCGGGGACTCCCCCCGGCTACGACGGCGGCTTTCGGTGGAGGAGGCGGGGCTGAGCCTCGCGCTGGGGGGCGGCCGGTCCCCTCACCTTCGGCGCCTGTCTCGGGCTGGCCCGCGCCTACTAAGCCCAGAGACTGAGGAGCTGCCCTCCGTCGTCCCCCAGCCGCCGCCCACTGTGCCCTTGGAGCCAGCCGAGCACGAGTGGCTGGTGAGAGCGGCCGGTGGCCATTGGACTCACCAGCTTCATGGGCTGCTGCTTCGGGATCGGAGCCTGGCGGCCAAGCGCGACTTCATGTCCGGATTTACTGCCCTGCACTGGGCTGCTAAAAGCGGCGACCGCGAGATGGTGCTGCAGCTGGTGGAGGTGGCGCGCCGCGGGGGGGCGCCCGTCGACGTGAACGCCCGCTCGCACGGTGGCTACACTCCATTGCACCTGGCGGCCCTGCACGGCCACGAAGATGCGGCCATCCTGCTGGTGGAGCGTCTCGGAGCTCAAGTGCTAGTCCGAGACCATAGCGGGCGGCGCGCCTACCAGTACCTGCGGCCCGGCGCCTCGTACGCGCTGCGTCTGTTGCTAGGCGACCCCGCCCTTCGCGGCCAGGCGGAGCACGACGGCCCGGCCAAGAGGCCTGTGCAAGTCGCAGCCTCCATTCTCAGCTCCACCACCAGCGCCTTCTTGGGCGTGCTGGCCGACGACCTGATGCTGCAGGATCTAGCCCGCGGCATCAGGAAGTCCGGTTCCTTCAGTAAGCTCCTGGGAGCCTCCCCCATGGCTCCCCGCAAGAAGGCCAAGGCCAGACCAGGCCTCCCTGCCTTCCATTCTGCTTCCGCCCAGGCCTCCGCCACGGCATCCAAGCGTTGGCCTGCTACCGACCTCTTCCAGAGCCATTAG